AGCACGGGCACAACACGTTTGTTtaatgtgttgtgttgtgccagacAAATAGGCACAACGGAACAACATAGCACGCGACACGTGTTAGTACatgacacaacacaacacaacatgcAAATAAAGCACGCCACATCATGCGTAAAATACTACACGATACATcacatttgatgcatatttcacaaaaaaattattgttttagCCAATTTCTGACACTTTATTTTCATTATGCTAATTTATTTCTGTAATAATGCatctactaactaaaatatctctAAAATATTTATTTTAGAGAATATAAAATAGGTGTGCTAGCACAGCACAACATGACACATCACATTTATTTTTCTGATACAACACATCACGGTACGCCATTTAGCACAGCACAACACGTCTGAATCTCTGACACAGCCCAACACAACACGCAGCACGCTAAGCACGTGACTTTGTGGGCTGGGCTGTGCCTGgacggcacgttttacacctctagctGTTCCTACTTAGTTATCTAAATTCCAGCGCCACTGGCCCACTACCCAATCCCCCTTAATCACCCGAGTATTATAGTCTCCCTCAAACAAAGAAATTGATTGAAACCGAAAGCAATTGATTGAAATCTGATTATAGTATGGTATTGAGTCTCTTTAAAGGTGAGATACCAATTTCATACAATATCTTGGAAGCCTCGCCGAAATGCCAAAAGGCTGCACAAACCACAAGTAGCCGAAGCACTCAAACATATGACAGTTACAATTCCaacaaaaataatcacaaaagaaaCGAATATTCATTACAGAGAGTGGTTGATTTTTCCTGTTCTGTGGTACGTTGGCATGGTAAAGTGCTAGAAGCCTAGAAGTTcattagagcagttcctatggcaatggccaaacccattcttttgtcagtcaggtggatggccaaactagGTTTTCCATTATGGTAAAGCACTGGGCGTTAGATCAATAGGCGTGCGATCTAGGTAAAAACGCTGGCGCCCACAGATCGAACTCTGGCATTAGATGGAATGACTCTGGCGTCAGAAGAACTAACTCGGCGTTACAAGGTATATCGCCGGCGTTTTTGTTTCTAACGTCAATGGGTAGTTTCTAAAATTCGAATTTCACTTTTtccctctataaattaccaccatCTTCGAATAATTCACTCGCACcaaaattcacttgaattttctcttctaaaaatgGCTGAAAAGCACTTTTTGGCGATGCAAAgcttgaagctgttgtttctaagatatgtgggagttttaaaaagattgaaaattgtaaaaggGAAGTGCAAGCTTcagaagttgctccaagaaaatgttccgctaaaaggcaaagaagagctccagttttgaatgttaacaacaaaaaaattcaaaaacaaaggtgaaactgtcaaagagcatgttgaatggaaaatacgtcaaatgaagataaacaggaggccaaaacttgtacttgatttttattgaagtttttactattgtctaagtttatatcttgtaaaagaattggcagtaatatcaatgaatgaaaatgtctatattttaaaatagatttccacttcagattaagttAAATTTATTACAACTtattaaacttgcaaataacatcaaactacattttaataaaccacaacaaaaacatcaaactacatcaaatccagcgacattctctctgtaaagttcatagcattcaaaatgcctaaactctctccctctttcttcggtaaacttggtctgagcgacGGTTTCCAGTTCTTCGgtggataatccagaattgctacgatgaaccatccacaatactttcgtataatgtttgacttcatgagtgatgaatgcaattcttagttctagcctcttactgtttcttatggcttcgttccgcgatgctacaaaatgtcccaatactctttcccataTATTGTCATTGTTCATTAGTCTCGccatacgatgtaaccaacatcgaacaagatcaacatcttcttccattgtaaattccggcagcggcattcgagtgcagtaacgatgtgcttgagatagaccatcttttagaattctgaaacacgcttcgtaacgaaaaggcttaccgtgagcttcctcccaattatcaagagctgtttggatcacttcatcttcaggtATACcgctgaacttttctcgatcaatttctttTACCAGAGCAAGAAATGGATGGACTGCAAGCCTAATAGAATGAAAACGTGCAcacaatcgacgagcatctcggtttcctgggATTCCCGCCAATGAGACGAACACTGAAAAACGTTCTCCCAAATAGAACTGTCATGAGAAATAACAACACCAGCGATTACCCTATGAaagaaatatgctttgcatagagttatatcctcttcttgagtaaacttgggaccacgatttctaacagacatttctgcaaAGGAGGATAAAtgtaggaaaaaagaagaagaagaagaagaagaagatgtgattttggagatgggaggaatgaaatttataggtcgagaaagaaAAGTTTGTCGTTGGAAATGGAAATTTAGTTgttggcgtttgtagtaaaaTCTCCTGCGACTTTCCTTTGagcgcccgtttgaattaccaacgcctattttctattataaatacatcactaggttttattctaaaccaaaccaaccaatttctttctcatcatctaccatgttttctaaaggcaaacgaagcaaatattatgtgtcgaagcaaaagaggtttgcccattatgtttcatggataaccacagtcttatgcaatgtccttggatgtattcaaagtgtccgtggtaaggttgttcacgcatcaaaatggtgattgaatcacaaccggaaaagctcaggtatttgcaatgtcaagatcccaattgtccagaggaaccacatatgctagatgatgctatggatattaaagaagaagaagaagaaaagattgcaacactctgcaaaaacttcaaacttaaagccaaattgaagaaggagttattacactgcaatCCTTGTGGAtgtggagatcacgaatacaaacattgtccacagagaatcagttcatgctcaaagcccggttgcaggacttttatgcatttgcagacttcatctgaagaagacacatatggaaggaatttctgggaatgtcccatgtgttttttggtggagtagGCTGATTGAAATTGtaggacaaatcgattcactatggtattacgttatttaatttgttgtttattttgtgttattacgattatctaaaaccatgcatcaatatcaagtaatttaaatttttcctggATTAAACATAGCaccatcaatttcataaataaaaacatactgcattgaacaaccacaccatacatgagaataaaagaatacatcagattaaaacaactactacataggcggCGTCAGTTCTcggcgggtggtggaattcctagggcgatgtagggatcgtattttatgagcaccctaagaatgttgaaacaagcatggaattCGAACTGACGACCGCAGTGAGATGCTGGCCATATCGCTAGAGTTatgggttccacttcatgttcggcttcaccgtagagcttatttttgtgattctccattagttgaGCTATGAAATCCGATACATTACaactaattacactaaaacgatgcGCCCTGAGAATCACGCCCATTAATGTTCATCGTTTCAGCAGTGAACATTTCAAAAACTTTCTGCTCAGAACGTCGATTGTGATACATTCCTACCGGTAGCAACATCAGCGGCAATATCTTGTGTTTGAAAAACATAGCTctgcaaatagctaaatcctcttctttAGTGTATCTAACAGAACaaactctgggaggcatttttgtagatgatttgagagggaagaatgtgtagaatgtgtgaattaagagttgaaatgaggagtatttatagatttCAAAAAATGTAGCTGTTGGATCAAAGGGTTATGCAGCCGTTCAGATTGAGTCGTTGGCGCCATAGTGACTGACGCTAGATTTATTGATATGGACACCGGCGTTATAACTGAAGACGCGCGCTGGAAATAATAACACAGGCGTTATTTCTTCGGACGCCAGCGTAGGAAGCAATGTCGCCCGTCTTTAACACAGACGCACGCTGGATGTTACGACTCAATGTACAAACCAACAGATTTGATGATTTGaatatccatttttcatgtttgatcATGCCATAGTGGgaataaaatgaacaaactctgagtttgCAAGTGCTAGTAATTCTATaatttttatggagtattttaTAAACAAAAGAATTTATATGTTCTTCTAGAAAAATGGAGCTGAGCGAGGAACACCTTTTCTTTTCGATGGGATTTTCTAAAGGTAGTGTCACTGTCAAAGGCCCGTTCAAGGAAGCTGCCTTAGTAGAAGTGTAATCATTGCCACATGCTCGTTTTGATACGACTATGGTGTTCGAATAGGAAATGTTGGGCTCCTTTCTTCGTCAGAATTCACTGATACCTGAATCGTACAACCCCCAGTGGACATAGATGGATGGAGAAAAACCAGAAGGCAAAATCGGGCGCAATCGCTTTATATCTTCTTTTAGTCGAGGTTTCGCCCTGCACCATGAACAAGTGGGCAATTATAAATGGTCTTTCTAGTTTGGATAATTAGTTAGCCCACATCCATAGCCATAATAGGGTGTTTGGATTTAGTCCGCTACTTGGAAAAATTCACGTCTTTAGGGTTTTACTCCTGTTATATATAGAATTCGTGTTTCATCtctacagaagaaaaaaaaaaacctagccgACTAGAATATCACTTCCCTTCCCCAAAAAAGAAGAGATCTAGAGATGACATAGAGAAACGTTTTCCGTGTGCTGATCCTGTCATTAGGCGACATAACTTGTTTTCATCTCTAGTGTatttttgtttatgttttcttttctttttatcagaTTTATGAGTTTTTTCTGTTAACCAACTTGCTCATCATAACAATTAGTCCGAGTTCCTTTAGATCCACTGAAGGACTTTCTTTTGGTTTAATTAACGTGCTCTTTGTTAAACGATATAGCTTTAGTTTTagatacgaaaaagttgtttgattttgataaatGGTCTTGCTTACCACCATATCAGTTGATCTCTGTAGTGATTCTTGTAGTTATTTTTTCCCATGTAAACAATAACTTCACGCGTTCGGAAAAACTattagaaatgtaattttttatttaaagtACGGAAAAAATACACTGCTAAATACCTTGTTTCACATAAAAGGCCTAAGCGGGGGTTGAAAAAGGCTTTCATTGCACCCGGGTTAGATGAGGGAGATGATGCCGTAGTGTTCTATCCAGTCGAAGAAACAATTATTAAGATGACGGTGATTATTACTCAGCTCAGTCATGATTGTTATCGTGAGAATTGATATGTGCTATTGAAAGCGTTTTCCAACCCCCACTCAGTCCTTTTATGTGAGACAGGCGTCATTAGCAGTGTATATATGATTCTGTACTAAAATTATATATGATTCCTCTATTAAAATTACAAATGATCTTGGAAGTGAACCTTTGCAGCCTCACTAAGCGGTGGTAGAAGCTCATGCAGTCCGCTCAAGATTGATTGACGACTCCAAATCCGTTGTCAAACAGACTTATTCTCAACTCAAGTCACAGTGGCTTTTGGGTGGTAATATCATCTTTCTGTAAAGAAGCTTTACTATCCATATTTTTTGGGATCTATGTTTATGTTtgcgtttttttttcctttctatttCGGTGGATCAAGTATGGAAAAAATGCACTGCTAAATACCGTTTCTCACATGTGTGGTTTAGTGGGGGATGGAAATGGTTTCCACTGCACCTTTGTTAGACAAGGGAAACGATGTGGTGTTCTATCCAGTCGAGGAAGCAGTTATTAGGTGATTTGTATTCAGTTTTGGCGTGATTGCTGTGGTGAGAATTGATGTGTGCTATTGAAAGCTTTTTCCAACCCCCACTTAAACCAGTTATCTAAGAAAGACATTAGAGTGTACTTTTTTTCCTACTTCGTCAACAaagtaaagaaaataataattctaTCTATTAATAGTTATAACTGGTGATGGTTCTTAGAATTTCTGTGTTTATTTCAATATATGCTTTCATTATGTATTTAGTAATTGAACCTTCCCATAAGCAGCGATAGAAGCTCATGCAGTCCGATCAAGGTTGAATGACGACCCCAAATCCGATCAAGTTTGGCTGGTAAGTAATCATATGTCGGTAACACTTTACTATTCATACTATTACACTGTTTGGGAAATATGTTTATGTCTGCaattatttttactttttctttttttttttttttttttttttttttttgcaaacaacAACTTCCTTCAATTATTttgaaataagatttttttttctttgtttttttatgGAGAAGAAATACACAGTTAAATACCTTTTCTCACATAAGTGGATTAAGTGGTGGCTGAAAATGGCTTTCATTGCACGCGGGTTAGATGATCGAGGAAGATGATGTAGCGTTCTATCCAGTCGAGGAATCAGTTGTAAGGTGGTGATTACTGCTCAGTTTTATCATGATCGTTACGGAGAATTGATATGTGCTAGTGACAGCCTTTTCCAGCCACCGCTTAGTCCAGATATGTGAGATAGACGTTAGCAGTTGTATTCTTTTCACTACTTCGCCAACAAAGTAAAAATAGATAAATAGCAAATTTGTTTCTCAAATATATAGAACTTTTTGCATACACTTTTAAATTCGTCCAAGGGGCGTTATTTTGAGGTTTTCTAGTTGTAAGTAGGTTAAAGAGTTTTCTAGTTGGTAAAGAGTTGAGCTTTATAAGTTTTCCGATTTCAGTTGTAAATAATTTATATTctaatgaaatgtttaatgagtttCAAATTCTTTATTATCAATAATTTAGAGATTTAACTCTTTGTTGTTTCAGATTCAACTGAATTATCAGCTGAATCAGTTCCCATTTTTTCCCAATGTGTTGTGGTGATAGTTTCACCGCAAATCTTAAGCTGTGTTGCATAATGAAGCCAAAAATACCCTTTCACCTACAAATGGTTTACTTTTCTAATGCCGAATTCAGCTGAAACAACAAATGAATAAAAGCTACTAATTGAGTTACCAATTTCATATCTTGGAAGCCTTACTGAAATGGCAAAAGGCTGCACAAGCTACAAGTTACCGAAGCACTCAAACAGATGACAGTTACAAACAAAAGCCTACGAGTCCATTCTCATTTATCATTTGCAGCGCTAGGTAATTCTATAATGTCTATGGATGTGAAAATATGGAGTATATATTTTACAAACAAAAGGATTCGCATGTTCTAGAAAAATGGAGCTCTGCGAGGAACACCTTTTCTTTTTCGATGGGATTTTCTGAAGGTATGGCTCACTGCCAAATGCTCGTTCAAGGAAGCTGCCTTAGTAGTAGTCCTCATTGCCACATGCTCGTTTTGATACGACTTTGGTGTTCGAACTGTAGGACTGCTTTCTTCATCGAAATTCACTGACACCTGAATTGTAAAACTATCAATTGAATAAGAATACATGAACATCTCAAGTCTTATGTATTTACCTGACATGCAATGGAACAGTAAGTACTGTTACTGTAGGGTATGAGGACTCGTTTGCAAACCTCGCATAGCAGATCgtcttttgaaaatcttgaaagCCAGGAATTCAGATGAGTAGCTTTTGCACCATTGCAGGCATATTTCTTCAAAGTTTAATGAAAAAGATCACATTACAGAAAATATGTAGAACTATGGAGAGAAAAACCCCAAATTGCTCACTAAACAATGCAAACCTCGTATAGTTGATCGATCCTGTCTTTTGAAGATTTCGAAGGCCAGGAATTCAGATGAATAGCTTTTGCACCGTTGCAGGCATATGTCTGCAAAATTTTAATGAAAAATAATCGcattacataaaaaaaataaaactatggAGAGAAAAATTCCCAAATCACACTAACCTGTGaaataagaaataagaaataattTCAACATGAGAACCATAATCAAATGTGATTAACTTATAGAATAAGGAAGGGGATAAGGAATTAAGAGAAAATTAACCTGAATTTGTGAACAATCAAAGAATTTTTTGATGTCGTcaagacgaacaacttttctgaaAGTGTATCGACGAATCCGAAGAGATTTGTGAAGACGATGTGGTGATGAATTCAAACAATGTAGACAAAGACTCATCTTACAATCAATACAGAAATAGTTCCTCCCGTTGTATTTCAAATCTTTGGTGAATAGAACAAGAATTAAAGAACTCAGTACTCACTAATTTTGTCACCCAATCTTGTGTTTTTTCACCCTGCAACAACCAAAGCAAAGAAATTAGGTTAACTTTTCTTCATCTAAAAATCTAAATCTGAGTAAATCACACAAGTTTTGATCATTTAAAACTCTAAATCTTAGAAAAAAAAACACTCACCTCGCCATTCTGCGATGATTTTAGAGATTTAACACAATTCAGAGATGAATTGAAAGAAAATCAATCACCAGATGAGAACTTGTTTAAGGTTATGAACGGAAATTTTGAttttgagagagagagaaacgaaaaaaatatgaACTTTTAGACTGTCATTTCAAGGGTTTGGCGGGAACTGTAAATGGAGCCGGCCCAGGCGGCCCTAGTAATGGTTTCCGGAGAAAGTGTGAGGGGGCGCCTCTAACAAAATTCGTACTGTGATAATAAATTTTACCCTATATGTCTTCCAAGGGTTTCATCAAAAGTCGATATAACCCAAgcagaccaaaataaagaaaagaTGATGAGAGAGAATTTCTGAACCCTGAACCCCTAGCGAAAGCACAAAATTGAGCTCTAATGGCTACTTCTTCTTCTTGGTCATCCTCATTTCTTATCAAACCTTCAAATGTGATTACTCCTTCTACTAACGTGCGCCATCAGAATGTCAATTTCTTTAGTCCAAAACCTTTTCCTCTTTTGAACAGAAATGGTTCTTCCACTAGACTGTTTGCTGCTTCAAAAAAGAAGACTGAAGAGATTATAAGTGCTGTTAAGCAAGTACAGGAAGAACGAAAACCATtacaagaagatgaggaagaggtTGAAGAGGATTTACCATGGATTCAAGAGAAAGCGTTGGATGTAGTTGAGTTTACTGGTTCAGTTACTCAAGCTTTACCTGGTCCTAGAGTTGGTCAAAGTAAATTACCATGGCTTCTTGCTGTTCCTTTAGGTTATTTAGGGATTACGTTTGTTATTGCCTTTGTTAAGACTGTTCGGAAGTTTAATTCGCCTAAAGAGAAGAGACGAAAATTGGTAACAATCTCTCTCCATTTCTTTgtctattttagggttttgtagAGAAATTGGGATTTTTAGGGGTTTTATTGTTGTTGATTGATGACTTGTTTTGAAATTGTTTTATATGGTTAGGGCATAATTGGTGAAAATTTTGTTGTATGCAGGTGAATAAGAATGCTTTCTTATGCATATCAATAGATGAGTTGTTTCAGAAGGGAAGAGATGCTGTGGAACCATCCAGTCTCAAGGAGCTTATGCAAAAGGTTAGATATAAACATTACATGTGAATTTGAAGTTGTTGGTTTGGCTTGTAGTAGGGCATTGTTATTGTGGTTGAATATTATGGAGTTGATTTGATATGAGCCATTTCGCTTGCTGTTAAATAAATGCAAGTTAAATTAGAAACAGTGTAACACATGGTGGTATCAAGTTAGGTTTAATGGTCAGTTGTTAAGCCTCTGTTAGTTATTGGTGAACTTCCTATATTGCTGGTTAGACAGAAGGAGGTGACGATGAATGTTTTGTTGGGCTGGTATATATCATATAATGTTATGTTTTGTCATACGTTGGGTCAGTAAGTCATGTGGGGAAATTCTGGAAGAGGAGCGAACAAATGATTTGACCGAGCTGAATGGTTGGATGAAGCTTTGAACAAATCTATGACGTTAGGCATCTGGAATTGAGAATTAAGATGTGCAATTAGTGATCCTCTGTGAATTATCATATGAAATCTAGAGTACTTAAGGATTACATATGGTATACATCGTGGGTCAAAAAACTGTCTCCATGGGTAGTTTTTTCTATCTCTTAACAGCACTCATATGTTACATGATGGGTTTCCCCTTGCATCATTACATCGCATTTTGCAGACTTCTTATAGTGGTTCAATCTATCAGTTATTTTGCATCAGTGTACGTGATAGTTGATTTCTACAAAATGAAACGAGTCCTTAACTCATGTTACAATGAGTGTGATCACCATTAGAGATGGTTGCTCGTACGGATTCCTTGAAAAATTTGATCTGATTGGAGCATTTCCCTCACTTTAGACTATCATAAGAAGTATGCAAGGTTTTCAATATATCCAGTTGGCAATGGATGCTATTAGATTACACAACAACACTTTTTCCTATATTCTGGTCCCTATCCCATTACATCCACTTTAAGTATTAAGCTATCCTGGATTTTTGTTTTAACTCCATTTCATATGCGTCTTTATTCATTCGCTACTCTACATCCAGACAGGTTTTGGAATGGAGGAGATCTTGAGGAAGTATgttagatatgcaatgaatgaaaaGCCCTTCAACCCGGATATGGTAGCTGATCTAATCCAACTCAGAAAAGCTTCAATGCTGAATGATAATGAGGTTGCTGAAATTCTAAATGAGATTTCAAGACGAATTGTACGGGACAAAGGTATGTAACTGTAGTCTGATCCGCTAATGTAATTCTTATTTAGTATTTCCCTTTTCCGCTATATTCTCTGGAAGGCTAAATCATCTAAGATGCACAAAAGCTGTTAGTTTGTTGGTACTCTGTGATACGCTCACAGTACGTCGCTGTGAACATGTTGGTGGGTCTTATCAAGCAAATTCTTCATTGGAACATTACTCAGCCTAAGTGACTGCCTGATGCAAGAGATCAGCTCTACCCTCTTTTGTCTTAAGTGCATAGTAGATGATATCTTCCAATTATTGTTTGGCAATTCCAGTCTTTCGAACAGGTGTAGTTAAGAGTATTGATCTGATTAGCTGCCAGTGTCACTGCAATTAATCATAGGAAGCATCAGATATTTGGTGTGATCCAGGTAGAGTGCTTTCTATACAAAAGCACAAACTGAATATAGTGACTCTTCAAAATCTGTAACAGGAGATATGTGCTCAAACTTAGGCTTAAAATGACTTCTGCGTAGTGGGTACTTGAGTAGAGTTGGAACTTGGAAATAAGAAGACTTCTTTTGTTCGGTGTCTCTTATAGGTTTAAGACATTTTTGCGATTTATGAATACAGAATCCTGTATCAAATGACGCCTCTTAATTTGTCAAATGGAGTGCATGATCCAAAATAAGCAAAGACAAATGATGATAAGTGATTGATCTGGTGATCTACTGTAATTGCTCCACAGATGCGACAGCTAACATCTTTACTATGCCTTTTCAGGTCCTGTTGTCATGGATATTTCAGGATACTCAGAGAAGGGTTTCAAGAGAAAACTTGCTGTGCAGGCCCTTTTTGGGAAGATTTTTTATCTATCAGAGGTAAATGGAAGGATTTAATTGCATTATGTGTTTGcaaacattgtttttttttttgttcctgtGTT
The nucleotide sequence above comes from Papaver somniferum cultivar HN1 chromosome 8, ASM357369v1, whole genome shotgun sequence. Encoded proteins:
- the LOC113303485 gene encoding uncharacterized protein LOC113303485, giving the protein MATSSSWSSSFLIKPSNVITPSTNVRHQNVNFFSPKPFPLLNRNGSSTRLFAASKKKTEEIISAVKQVQEERKPLQEDEEEVEEDLPWIQEKALDVVEFTGSVTQALPGPRVGQSKLPWLLAVPLGYLGITFVIAFVKTVRKFNSPKEKRRKLVNKNAFLCISIDELFQKGRDAVEPSSLKELMQKTGFGMEEILRKYVRYAMNEKPFNPDMVADLIQLRKASMLNDNEVAEILNEISRRIVRDKGPVVMDISGYSEKGFKRKLAVQALFGKIFYLSELPEFGSRESSLIIKDIFGVTDEDAITLRTHTLSEAGDVESLQKMLGNSNPEEPNEGSSIASDD